Proteins encoded within one genomic window of Ranitomeya variabilis isolate aRanVar5 chromosome 4, aRanVar5.hap1, whole genome shotgun sequence:
- the LOC143768262 gene encoding uncharacterized protein LOC143768262 produces MTLSGSRRVTVQVLYAQNSYIFGVQLCGCRFLRNFIFYIDIYYKICFDPSRMDMDRDKMAERILHLTLEILFQLTGEDYTVVKTFTKCCQKTLSEGWGRPLSPIMGPPPHPLKHEVINDQKILELLYKMVELLTGEVPIRCQDVAVYFSMEEWEYLEGHKDVYKDVMMEVPQSLTSPDLSSKRTTPERCPRPLLPQDCKQEDPNVPQDHQGENLTHINTAETYVRGDERCKEEIPTCDPDDCGVKPDTYEKHAIIPAIPPALQSKNQSSESLQSVTYLDSSQTVKQNESSKSDVEHQIIPTEKKPFSCSECGKYFKHKSKLLAHERIHTGEKPYSCPECGKCFNRKSHFINHHQIHTGEKLFSCSECGKSFNQKSNFRVHQRTHTGVKPLLCHECGKSFNFKSVLLRHQRSHTGEKPYPCPECGKCFIQRSNLLKHQRIHTGEKPYPCPECGKCFIQRHDLNTHQRIHTGEKPYPCPECGKCFTQRQELIKHQRIHTGEKPYSCRECGKCYISSSKLVAHQRTHTR; encoded by the exons atgacgctctcggggtccagacgtgtgactgtgcaggtcCTGTACGCACAGAACAGCTATATATTTggtgtgcagctctgcgggtgcag GTTCCTGAGAAATTTTATCTTTTACATTGACATCTACTACAAAATCTGCTTTGACccttcaaggatggatatggacagagacaagatggcggagaggatattacacctcaccctagagatcctcttccagcttactggagag gattacacagtagtgaagaccttTACTAAGTGCTGTCAGAAAActctgtctgagggatggggaagacccctgagcccaatcatggggcctccacctcaccccctgaaacATGAggtcatcaatgaccagaagatcctagaacttctctacaagatggttgagctgctgactggagag gttcctataaggtgtcaggatgtcgctgtctatttctccatggaggagtgggagtatttagaaggacacaaagatgtgtacaaggacgtcatgatggaggttccccagtccctgacatcaccag atctatccagtaagaggacaacaccagagagatgtccccgtcctcttcttccacaggactgtaaacaggaagatcccaatgttcctcaggatcatcag ggtgaaaatttgacccatattaatactgcagagacatatgtgaggggtgatgagcggtgtaaagaggagattcctacatgtgacccag ATGACTGTGGTGTCAAACCAGATACCTATGAAAAGCATGCCATTATTCCAGCTATACCTCCAGCCCTTCAGAGCAAAAATCAATCATCAGAGTCTTTGCAATCAGTCACCTATTTGGATTCATCACAGACTGTTAAGCAAAATGAAAGCAGCAAAAGTGATGTTGAACATCAAATAATTCCCACAGAGAAgaaaccattttcctgttcagaatgtgggaaatattttaaacatAAATCTAAATTGcttgcacatgagagaattcacacaggtgagaagccatattcatgtccagaatgtggaaaatgtttcaacCGCAAATCACATTTCATTAATCATCatcaaattcacacaggggaaaagctattttcatgttcagaatgtggaaaatcttttaaccagaaatcaaatttccgcgtacatcagagaactcatacaggggtgaAGCCACTTTTATGTCACGAATGCGGGAAAAGTTTTAACTTCAAATCAGTTCTTCTTAGACaccaaagaagtcacacaggggaaaagccatatccatgtccagaatgtgggaaatgttttatccagagatcaaatcttcttaaacatcaaagaatccacacaggagagaagccatatccatgtccagaatgtgggaaatgttttatccagagacATGATCTTAatacacatcaaagaattcacacaggagagaagccatatccatgtccagaatgtgggaaatgttttacccagagaCAAGAGCTTAttaaacatcaaagaattcacacaggagagaagccatattcatgtcgagaatgtgggaaatgttatatttcAAGTTCAAAacttgttgcacatcagagaacgCATACAAGGTAG